GTAACCATTACGTTGAATAAATCGTGTTTTTTTGCTAATTTTGCTGTTTCTTGCATAAATTCATAAAATATAGTTGGTTCGGTGTAGGTATATGCAATTCCTTCGCATAGGTAATTTTTAGCAAGTTCAACAACGTCTTCAGGCGTTAATTCACTGAAAGGAACTTCTTCAGGTAATGACTGGCTTATTTCCCAGTTTTGGCAGTGTTTACACTTAAAATTACATCCTGCAGTAGCTATTGAAAAAACGCTCGTACCGGGTTTGTAATTAAATAAAGGTTTTTTTTCAATAGGATCAACTGCTGTCGCACATATTTTTCCATAATTTACTGCATAAAGTGAGCAATCAATATTTTCTCGGCCACCACAAACTCCTCGTTTTCCAGAAGAAATTATACAGTGTCTTGGACAGATATTACACTTTATCTTACAATTTTCAAGGTTTTCATAAAAAAGCGCTTCTTTTAACATCGAATCACTTCTGATTAAATGTGATCTTCAAGATTAAACATTTCAGTTATCGTCATAATTACCTTGTTTTTGTGGATTATATTATAGGTTCTTTGGGGAATTTTACTTCTTTTCGGATTCAATTTAGTTATAACCGAATCTGGAACTTCTTTTACTTCTATTTCGACGATTTCTCGCCTTGTTTCCAAATTGTGGATCTTTAAAATTTTTCCAATCGGGATGTCTGCTGAAAGAAGGTCTTTTCTTATTTTTTCGCGTATTTGTATCTCATCTATGCTTTCAAGCGGTGTTTCTGAAGTTGCATAGATTAGGGGAATTCCATTTACTCCGAGCAATACTGCCCTATAATTTACATTATCCATTATTTCTTGATGGAGTGTTTCCACAACAACTTCATTGCCGAAAAGAATTTCCAAAAGGTTTGTAATACTTCCGTCGGTCCCTAAAAGGATTTTTTCTTCGTTTATTAACCCATGTATTTTCGAAAGGTCCCCTATGACGATATGGGGCTTTATATAACTATCATTCATAATTTTCACATAATAAGTATCAATAAATTAAAATAAAATTAGATTTCTTCTTCTACTATTTCTTTTATCTTCATTTCTTTCAATTTGTCGTATAACTCAGTAGCTTTTGCTTTTAAGTCATTTATTTCGGCGTAAGTCTTCAAAAGTTCCTGATGTTTTTCAGCACTTACTCTTGCATTTTCAAGCACTTTTTTATGTTCTTCTGAAGATTGGTTTACAAGAACGGAAATTCCATCAGACATTGTCTTTATGGTTTCATTCAAGTTTTCTAATTCTACCGCTTTGTCATATAACTTTCTGTGAGATTCAATTTCTCGGACCATTTCTTTTTCTTGGTCCATTGACATTGGTTTTGTCTGAAGGGTAGTTTCCAGTTGTTCTATCTTTTGTGCAAGATACGACTTACTTATCTTCATTGACTTAAACTCAGCAAGCATGTCTGCTCTTTTTTGTTTTAAGAGCCTGATTTCTTCAATCTGATCTTTGACCTTTACATTGATGTCTTCCCTTAAATCTTTGTATTTTTTGACATCGTCGTTTGCTGTGTCCCTAATTTCTTTTAATTCTTTGGCATTTTCATACAATTCTTTTATCTGTGTATTTATTTCGTCAAGTTTAGTTTTTATTGTAGTGTAATCCATTTTTAACACCGAACCCCCATTTAACATATTATAAATTTTTGTTGTAAGCTATATAAATATTTTTATTTGATACAAAGCAAAAAAGTTCTAAAAAAGCCGTTTTAGGTCAAAAAAAGCGAAAAAAGTTAGTTAAGGTAGTTCAATATTTCTTTTAAGTCCTTTTTGTCGATGCATATATCTGCCTTCGATCTCAAAATTTCTTTTGCACAAAAAGCTATTTTAAAGCCTGCTCTCTCAAACATACTTACGTCGTTTGCCCCGTCCCCAACTACGACCGTGTTTTCAAGAGAAATGTTTTCATTTGCTGCAATTTCTTTTAAAATATCCCCTTTTGCAGTCTCGCCCATTACTGGGCCAATAACTTCGCCAGTAAGAATTCCATTTTCAGATAAAAGAGTATTTGAATAAGAGTAATCAAGTCCCAGCACTTTTTTGACATGTTCGGCCCCAAAATCAAATCCTCCACTGACAACGGCTGTAACATATCCTTGTTTTTTAAGTTCTCCTATTAATTCATGTGCACCATTCATTATGGGAATTTTTTTTGCAAATTCATCAAGTTTTTCAACAGGAATTCCTTTTAAAAATTTTACCCGTCGTTTTAGCGATTCTTCAAACTTTATTTTACCTTTCATCGCTTCTTCAGTTATTTTTTTAATTTCCGATTCAACACCTGCAAACTTTGCAATTTCGTCAATGACTTCGCAATCTGCAAGTGTGCTATCTAAATCAAATAAAATAAGTTTTTTTACTGAATTATTTGTCATTATTCCACCAATTTGGTAAAAGAAAAATTAAAATAATTATTTTAAACATCCGATTCTTTTAGCAACGGTTTTGTATTTTTCCAAAACATCGCCTAAATCTTTTCTAAATACATCCTTATCAAGAACGTCTTTTGTTTCTTTGTCCCAAAGTCTCATTGTATCGGGGCTAATTTCGTCAGCAACAACAATGTCACCATCAACGGTTTTTCCAACTTCGATTTTAAAATCAACTAAAATTATTCCTTTTTCATCGAAAAATCCTTTTAAAACGTCGTTCACTTTTAAAGCGAGTTTTTTAATTTCAACTAATTCTTCTTCGGTTGCAAGACCAAGTTCAATTGTAATTTCATTGTTCAACATTGGGTCTCCGTAGTCGTCATTTTTGTAATCAAACTGTGTAACTGCTGTTTTTAATACCTGTCCCTGTTCGAATGGATATTTTTTACAGAGGCTTCCTGCAGCAATGTTTCTTACAATTACTTCCAAAGGAATTATCTTAACGTTCTTTGCAATCATGTGGTTTGGCTCGATGTACTCGATAAGGTGTGTTGGAACGTTATTTTGTTCGAGTATTTTGAAAAGTTCGTTTGAAATTAAGGTGTTTAAATATCCTTTTCCAGATTTTACGTCGTGTTTTGCACCGTTTCCAGCAGTTATATCGTCTCTGAATTCAACCAAAACTTCTTTTTCGTTTTCTTCGATTTTGTAGATTGATTTTGCTTTTCCAGCGTAAATAGGCTCTTTTGCAGTTATTTTTGAAATATCATATGACATAATCTCACCAGATGCGAATTAATTATAATAAAAAAATAAAATAAGATTTTACCACATATAATGGTTACAGTTATACTCTTTTTGCGACTTCTTGGCCCATTTCACTTGTTGAAAGGGTACCGCCAAGATCAGGTGTTGTCAATCCAAGACTTAAAACTTCTTCGAGAGCTTTTTCAACTTTGTCAGCAGCCCCATTTTCTTTTAAGTATCTTAACATCATTACCGCAGTCAGTATTGTTGCAGTTGGGTTTGCGAGGCCTTTTCCTGCAATGTCTGGAGCTGATCCGTGAATAGGTTCAAAAAGGCCGTAATCGTCACCAACATTTCCTGACGGAGCCATTCCGAGTCCTCCGACCATCCCTACTGCGCCGTCTGACAATATGTCACCAAATAAGTTAGATGTAACTACAATATCAAAAGTTTCGGGTCTTGAAATTATGTACATATTCATTGCGTCCACATAAAAGTCTTCAGTTTTGATATCTTCGTAATCTTTTGAAACTTCGTAGAATGTTTTCTTAAATAATCCATCAGTAATTTTTAAAACGTTTGCTTTGTGTGCACAGGTAACTTTTACTTCTTTTCCAGTTGATTTCCTGTCTTTCGCCATTTCGAATGCATGTTTGAATATCCTTTCAGAAGCTTCTTTTGTAATAACCCTTGTTGCTACAGTAACCCCTTCAGTAATTTCAGATTCGATTCCTTTGTAAAGGCCTTCTGTATTTTCCCTTACAATTATGTAATCAATACCCGTTTTAAGGCAGTTTATTCCATTGTAGGATTTTACGGGCCTAATATTTGCATAAGTATCCAATATTTTTCTTAATTTTACAATAACATCAGCAGCAGTTTCTCCAGCAGCACCAAATAACACTGCATCCGCAGTTTTTGCAGCGTTGATTGTTTCTTCTGGAAGTGCCACTCCAGTTTTTTCAAATACTTCGTCGCCTGCTAAAGCGTAGTTAAATTCAAATTCGATACCAGTAGCTTTTAAAACTTCTACAGCAGCCGGAACCACTTCTTTCCCGATCCCGTCGCCTTCAATTACGCAGATTTTATGCATTGCAAAATCACCTTTACGGGCCAAACCCTTGTTTCACGTTGACGTTTGCATCTATATAGATTATCGATATATTAAAATCTAACGCCGAATATCAATTTTAAAGTTATAAAAAAGCAGACATTAATTATAGTCAAAAATAAAAAAGTTATACGTTATAAAAAAAATAGTATTTATTTACTGTTATTTCTTATGTAATCTTTTAAATCATCCTTATTTTTAATTTCAGGTGATTTTTTATGA
This Methanococcus maripaludis C5 DNA region includes the following protein-coding sequences:
- a CDS encoding chorismate pyruvate-lyase family protein — protein: MNDSYIKPHIVIGDLSKIHGLINEEKILLGTDGSITNLLEILFGNEVVVETLHQEIMDNVNYRAVLLGVNGIPLIYATSETPLESIDEIQIREKIRKDLLSADIPIGKILKIHNLETRREIVEIEVKEVPDSVITKLNPKRSKIPQRTYNIIHKNKVIMTITEMFNLEDHI
- a CDS encoding 3-isopropylmalate dehydrogenase, producing the protein MHKICVIEGDGIGKEVVPAAVEVLKATGIEFEFNYALAGDEVFEKTGVALPEETINAAKTADAVLFGAAGETAADVIVKLRKILDTYANIRPVKSYNGINCLKTGIDYIIVRENTEGLYKGIESEITEGVTVATRVITKEASERIFKHAFEMAKDRKSTGKEVKVTCAHKANVLKITDGLFKKTFYEVSKDYEDIKTEDFYVDAMNMYIISRPETFDIVVTSNLFGDILSDGAVGMVGGLGMAPSGNVGDDYGLFEPIHGSAPDIAGKGLANPTATILTAVMMLRYLKENGAADKVEKALEEVLSLGLTTPDLGGTLSTSEMGQEVAKRV
- the serB gene encoding phosphoserine phosphatase SerB, with translation MTNNSVKKLILFDLDSTLADCEVIDEIAKFAGVESEIKKITEEAMKGKIKFEESLKRRVKFLKGIPVEKLDEFAKKIPIMNGAHELIGELKKQGYVTAVVSGGFDFGAEHVKKVLGLDYSYSNTLLSENGILTGEVIGPVMGETAKGDILKEIAANENISLENTVVVGDGANDVSMFERAGFKIAFCAKEILRSKADICIDKKDLKEILNYLN
- the purC gene encoding phosphoribosylaminoimidazolesuccinocarboxamide synthase is translated as MSYDISKITAKEPIYAGKAKSIYKIEENEKEVLVEFRDDITAGNGAKHDVKSGKGYLNTLISNELFKILEQNNVPTHLIEYIEPNHMIAKNVKIIPLEVIVRNIAAGSLCKKYPFEQGQVLKTAVTQFDYKNDDYGDPMLNNEITIELGLATEEELVEIKKLALKVNDVLKGFFDEKGIILVDFKIEVGKTVDGDIVVADEISPDTMRLWDKETKDVLDKDVFRKDLGDVLEKYKTVAKRIGCLK